In Humulus lupulus chromosome 7, drHumLupu1.1, whole genome shotgun sequence, the following are encoded in one genomic region:
- the LOC133792776 gene encoding uncharacterized protein LOC133792776 yields MLRSILRRAAATGPKAQPWYISSTANFSSSKTTKTNVKNEKNKKKSKSKGGDAAAAEESAATDVDAALFDDGSRARRLGAEENDPSLNVGPNGQPLFTSTPSLSELTRKDSCSYFKFKMEELNEALPEGLPVGMVKEFEDSMRTAVLVRQSFLDLRDNFRRLVDPPLSLPSSKDIKVRKQIVLDGPVSCGKSISLAMLVHWARDEGWLVFYVPRGWEWTHGGFFYKNPQTGLWDTPVQAEKILKDFLKFNETRLKQLPCQIFDLIPLGEGAGVGWMKDGTDTMAMPEGSSLFDLVDTGIKHTHAAVGVLVHLRRELSVVKDIPVLIAIDQYNSWFTFSEYEEAVTVRSTRPIHARELATVNAFRSMMHNGMMVGAFSHSTAVGKLRQQLPDVPADARVNLPRYTLDEAASVSHYYMRQRLARRESFSEESWKKIYYLANGNGSEMRWLMPFMR; encoded by the exons atgTTGAGGTCCATTCTGAGACGAGCAGCGGCGACCGGCCCAAAAGCTCAGCCGTGGTACATATCGTCGACGGCGAATTTCTCATCGTCCAAGACCACGAAGACCAATGTTAAGAAcgagaagaacaagaagaagtcCAAATCCAAAGGCGGAGATGCCGCCGCAGCCGAGGAATCAGCGGCCACCGATGTCGACGCGGCACTCTTTGACGATGGTTCTCGGGCTCGAAGGCTCGGTGCGGAAGAGAACGACCCTTCTCTCAATGTAGGCCCCAATGGCCAACCACTGTTCACTTCCACGCCTTCGCTGTCTGAGCTCACTCGCAAGGATTCCTGCAGTTACTTCAAGTTCAA aatgGAGGAATTGAATGAGGCATTGCCGGAGGGGTTGCCTGTTGGAATGGTGAAAGAGTTTGAGGATTCGATGCGAACCGCCGTGCTTGTTCGCCAGAGTTTTCTCGATCTCCGTGACAATTTCCGTCGACTCGTGGATCCACCATTGTCGTTGCCCAGCTCTAAAG ATATAAAAGTTAGAAAGCAGATTGTCTTGGATGGTCCTGTTAGCTGTGGGAAGAGTATTTCTCTTGCAATGCTTGTTCATTGGGCCCGTGATGAAGGTTGGTTGGTTTTTTATGTTCCCAGAGGATGGGAGTGGACGCATGGAGggtttttttataaaaatccaCAAACGGGTCTTTGGGACACGCCTGTTCAGGCTGAAAAAATTCTCAAG GACTTTCTGAAATTTAATGAAACCCGTTTAAAACAATTGCCATGCCAAATATTTGATCTTATTCCCTTGGGAGAGGGTGCTGGTGTTGGATGGATGAAAGACGGCACTGATACCATGGCTATGCCTGAGGGTTCGAGTCTGTTTGACCTTGTTGATACAGGAATCAAGCACACCCATGCAGCCGTTGGAGTGTTAGTTCATTTGAGGAGGGAGCTATCAGTTGTGAAAGATATACCTGTTCTCATTGCAATTGATCAA TACAACAGTTGGTTTACATTCAGCGAGTACGAGGAGGCAGTAACTGTTCGTTCGACTCGACCAATACATGCTAGAGAACTTGCTACA GTTAATGCTTTCAGATCTATGATGCACAATGGCATGATGGTGGGTGCTTTCTCTCACTCAACAGCTGTAGGAAAGCTACGACAACAATTGCCTGATGTTCCTGCTGATGCTCGTGTTAATCTTCCACGCTACACTTTAGATGAAGCAGCAAGTGTGAGCCATTACTACATGAG ACAAAGACTGGCACGGCGTGAATCATTCTCTGAAGAAAGCTGGAAGAAGATATATTACTTAGCAAATGGAAATGGATCTGAGATGAGATGGTTAATGCCTTTCATGCGGTGA